A single region of the Brassica rapa cultivar Chiifu-401-42 chromosome A03, CAAS_Brap_v3.01, whole genome shotgun sequence genome encodes:
- the LOC103855534 gene encoding uncharacterized protein LOC103855534, with product MASPRHLKDLLEEDQEPFQLQSYISDRRRQITHLQVKKRRPVSQIAGLPSRFCRNACFFSLRESPDPKKSPLFEPKSPNRSQNAIFVNIPARTASMLLEAAVRIQKQSSEGSKTKTRNAGNAFGIFGSVLKKLTHRKKREISGGGVSSVKDMLRWESPVVRKIVTKRKGEEQNSSQTQKTASEKQFSRRSSSSGVWSESVTNGERSWECDFEPSISSSSGSDGLDELACGLMNGSDLSEDKRFCESPFHFVLQTTMSSPGGFRTPNFTSPAASPRHDCPEMKKDSYEVEKLKKLEVEEEEEEEEDKEQSSPVSVLDPPFEDDDEDIHMDDNNITSSFRSAQKAKHLLLQKLCRFEQLAGLDPLELEETMSDQVTEEDSEEEEMIVLKTYFEDMAEVPEGIEALISDLVAEELQYNSLLQDGEAQVAKRVCERLRSWRDVESNTIDMMVEHDFRTESLGSWRSKNEAEVAEAVVEIELEIFEDLVEELSQDIGGNR from the exons ATGGCGTCACCGAGACACTTGAAAGATCTTCTTGAAGAAGATCAAGAACCGTTTCAACTTCAGAGTTACATTTCCGACCGACGTCGCCAAATAACGCATTTACAGGTCAAGAAACGCAGACCAGTCTCTCAAATCGCTGGACTTCCTTCACGTTTCTGCCGCAACGCTTGTTTTTTCTCCCTACGTGAATCGCCTGACCCCAAGAAGTCTCCACTCTTCGAACCCAAGTCGCCGAACCGGAGCCAAAACGCTATTTTTGTCAACATACCGGCGAGAACCGCTTCTATGCTACTAGAAGCTGCGGTTAGGATACAGAAACAATCGTCCGAGGGGTCAAAAACGAAGACGCGGAACGCAGGAAACGCGTTTGGGATATTTGGGTCAGTGTTAAAGAAGCTAACGCACCGGAAGAAACGCGAAATCAGCGGCGGTGGAGTTTCTTCGGTTAAGGATATGTTGAGATGGGAATCTCCAGTTGTTCGTAAAATAGTTACTAAACGCAAAGGAGAAGAACAAAACTCCTCCCAAACGCAGAAAACCGCGTCTGAGAAGCAGTTCTCACGTAGGTCTAGTAGTAGTGGTGTTTGGTCAGAGAGTGTTACAAACGGAGAGAGATCTTGGGAGTGCGATTTCGAACCGTCGATTAGCTCAAGCAGCGGATCGGACGGTTTAGATGAGTTAGCGTGTGGGTTGATGAACGGTTCAGATTTGTCGGAGGATAAACGCTTTTGTGAAAGCCCGTTTCATTTTGTTCTCCAAACAACAATGTCTTCTCCCGGCGGTTTCAGAACGCCGAATTTCACGTCGCCTGCGGCTTCTCCACGCCACGATTGTCCAGAg ATGAAGAAAGATAGTTATGAAGTAGAGAAGCTAAAGAAACTAGAagtagaggaggaagaagaagaagaagaagataaggaACAGAGCAGCCCAGTTTCAGTTTTGGACCCTCCATTTGAGGACGATGACGAAGACATTCACATGGATGACAATAACATCACTTCCAGCTTCAGATCTGCACAAA AAGCAAAGCATCTGCTTCTACAGAAGCTTTGTAGATTTGAGCAACTCGCGGGTTTGGATCCCTTGGAACTCGAGGAAACAATGTCTGACCAAGTGACCGAGGAGGAtagcgaagaagaagagatgataGTTCTCAAAACGTATTTTGAAGACATGGCCGAAGTTCCTGAAGGCATAGAAGCATTGATCTCAGACCTTGTAGCAGAGGAATTACAATACAACAGCTTGCTGCAAGACGGTGAAGCCCAAGTAGCCAAGAGGGTATGCGAGAGACTGAGATCTTGGAGAGATGTGGAGTCAAACACTATCGATATGATGGTCGAACATGATTTCAGAACAGAGAGTTTGGGATCATGGAGATCAAAGAACGAGGCAGAAGTCGCAGAGGCGGTTGTGGAGATCGAGTTAGAGATTTTTGAGGATTTGGTTGAAGAACTATCACAAGACATTGGTGGAAATCGATGA
- the LOC103855533 gene encoding monodehydroascorbate reductase 2, which translates to MAEEKSFKYVIVGGGVAAGYAAREFSKQGLKPGELAIISREPVPPYERPALSKGYINLENKASLPGFYVCAGSGGEKQFPQWYKDNGIELLLDTEIVKADLASKTLVSGTGQVFKYQTLVAATGSSVTRLSDFGVEGADAKNIFYLRELLDADELVTAMNVKANGKAVVVGGGYIGLELSSALKVNNMEVTMVYPEPWCMPRLFTAGIASFYEGFYANKGINIVKGTVAAGFNTNSDGEVTEVILKDGRTLEADIVIVGVGARPIISLFKGQVDEDKGGLKTDAFFRTSVPDVYAVGDIATFPMKLYNEMRRVEHVDHARKSAEQAVKAIKAAEEGNSIPEYDYLPYFYSRAFNLSWQFYGDNVGETVLFGDNDPTSAKPKFGSFWIKDGKLIGAFLEGGNPDENKAIAKAAREQPVVESVEVLAKDGLSFVSNM; encoded by the exons ATGGCGGAAGAGAAGAGCTTCAAGTACGTGATCGTCGGAGGTGGTGTAGCCGCC GGATACGCGGCGAGAGAGTTCTCAAAGCAAGGTCTCAAGCCTGGTGAACTTGCTATCATCTCCAGGGAACCT GTGCCTCCATATGAGCGTCCTGCACTCAGCAAAGGATATATCAATCTCGAGA ATAAAGCTTCACTTCCGGGTTTCTATGTATGTGCTGGAAGTGGAGGAGAGAAACAGTTCCCTCAATGGTACAAAGACAATG GGATTGAGCTGCTTCTAGACACAGAGATTGTGAAAGCAGATCTTGCTTCAAAGACTCTCGTCAGTGGCACTGGACAAGTCTTCAAGTACCAAACTTTGGTAGCTGCTACTGGCTCATCT GTCACAAGGCTGTCTGATTTTGGCGTTGAAGGTGCAGATGCTAAGAACATATTCTACCTAAGAGAGCTTCTCGACGCTGATGAGCTCGTGACTGCAATGAACGTGAAGGCAAATGGCAAAGCTGTGGTTGTTGGTGGCGGTTACATTGGTCTTGAACTCAGTTCTGCTCTCAAGGTTAACAACATGGAAGTTACCATGGTTTATCCAGAGCCTTGGTGCA TGCCTCGGCTTTTCACCGCCGGCATTGCTTCCTTCTACGAGGGCTTCTACGCCAACAAAGGAATCAACATTGTCAAAGGCACCGTTGCAGCTGGTTTCAACACCAACTCAGATGGAGAG GTCACTGAGGTGATATTGAAGGACGGAAGAACATTAGAAGCTGATATAGTGATCGTAGGTGTTGGCGCTAGACCTATTATCTCACTCTTCAAAGGTCAAGTTGATGAAGACAAGGGTGGACTCAAG ACTGACGCATTCTTCAGAACAAGCGTTCCAGATGTATACGCCGTTGGTGACATAGCCACCTTCCCAATGAAACTCTACAACGAGATGAGACGCGTTGAGCACGTGGACCATGCTCGGAAGTCAGCTGAACAGGCCGTTAAGGCAATCAAGGCTGCAGAGGAAGGGAACTCGATTCCAGAATATGACTATCTTCCGTACTTCTACTCTCGAGCCTTTAATCTCTCGTGGCAATTCTACGGTGACAACGTTGGAGAGACCGTGTTGTTTGGGGACAATGATCCAACATCTGCTAAACCGAAGTTTGGGAGCTTTTGGATTAAAGATGGGAAGTTGATAGGAGCTTTTCTAGAAGGAGGAAATCCTGATGAGAACAAGGCGATTGCTAAGGCTGCAAGAGAACAGCCTGTAGTTGAGAGCGTAGAGGTGTTGGCCAAGGACGGACTTTCCTTCGTCAGCAACATGTAA